The Sulfurimonas sp. HSL-1716 sequence ACCCGTCGGCTCTTTTAATAAAAAGATAAATTCATTGTGATCGTTTATCTTGATTTTTGAAAACAGACTCTAAACATTCTTTTACAAAATCAACATTACTTTTGATTTTATATTTTTTCTTTTTATATATAAATGAAAGTTCATCTGCATGCAAAAGTAATCTTGATGCTCCCGTATATTTTAAACGTTCTTCACCCTTTAATTCTCGATCAAGATATTTAGTAGTTACTGCTTCATCTACTCCGTAAAGCGGATCACCCACGATTGAATGTTTCACGTGAAACAAATGTACTCTGATCTGGTGTTGTCTTCCGGTATGCGGATAACATTCTACAAGGGTCATATCCAACTCTTCAAAATAGTTAACCGGCTTAAAGAATGTCTCTGCACTTTTACCTGCCGAATCTACTTTTACTATAGAACGCAAAACACCAGATTTCTCATCTTTATTTACTTTAAGAGGCTCTTGACATATAAGCTCGTTTTCAAACTTGCCGTATACCAATGCAAGATATTTTTTTTGCATATCCCTTTCTTGAAACATCATCTTGATATCTCTTTCGCTCTCTTTGTTTTTGGCACACAAAACCAAACCGCTTGTCTCCATATCTATACGATGTGTTATGTTTGCATCCATTCCGTATTGATACTTTACCTCGTCTATTAAAGAGTAGGGTGTGTAACGATTTTGTGGATGGATCAACATGCCTGTAGGTTTATCAAAAAGTACAAACTCTTCTGTTTCAAATGTCGGCTTTAATCCTTTTGTAACTGGCTCAAAAGTTATGAATTCGATATCGCCCGATATCTCTTCTTTGTCTTTTGTAACAAGATCACCGTTATAGAACAATCTCCCTCTTGCAATAAAACGCTGTGCTTCGCTCTGCGAACAACCGATCTCTCGAATAAGAAAAAGAAAAGCTTTTTGCTTCTTCTCCAACTGAAACTTTTTAATGATAAATGGCAAAATTAATCCCTTTAAAAGTCAATGTTAGATAACATTAATAACTAATAATTTTCGAGATTTTAACATAAATAAGGTTGGATAGATGGTAGAACGTTATGCACGTGAAGAGATGAGTTCAAAATGGACAATGCAGGCAAAATATCAGGCATGGCTGGATGTTGAAAAAGCTGTTGTCAAAGCCTGGGCAAAACTTGGGAAAATTCCTCAAGAAGATGCAGACAAAATAGTTAAAAATGCCGGCTTCGATATAAAAAGAATAGATGAGATAGAAGCAATAACACGACATGACCTTATAGCATTTACTACAAGTGTTTCTGAAACTCTTGGTGATGAAAGCAGATGGTTTCATTACGGAATGACAAGTTCGGATACGGTCGATACAGCAGTGGCACTTCAAATGAAATCATCACTGGAACTGATCATCGAAGATGTAAAGATGTTAATGGCATCCATCAAAAAAAGAGCAATGGAACACAAGATGACTTTAATGGTCGGGCGTTCTCACGGCATCCATGGAGAGCCTATAACATTCGGTCTTGTTCTAGCCGTCTGGTATGATGAGATGGCGCGCCATTTGAAAAATCTCGAAGAGACCTTAGAAGTCATATCCGTAGGCCAGGTCAGCGGAGCGATGGGTAACTTCGCTCACGCACCGTTAGAACTTGAAGAGATAACCTGTGAAGAGCTGGGGTTAAAACCGGCACCTGCTTCCAACCAGGTCATACAGCGTGACAGATATGCACGTCTTGCAACATCGCTGGCGCTTATGGCAAGCTCGATAGAAAAGTTTGCCGTTCAGGTACGTCATTGGCAGCGTACGGAAGTGTATGAGTGTGAAGAATACTTCGCAAAAGGGCAGAAAGGCTCATCGGCAATGCCGCACAAACGCAATCCGATACTAACGGAAAACATAACAGGTTTGGCACGTATGATACGTGCTTACGCTATGCCCGCTATGGAAAACGTTGCGTTATGGCATGAGCGTGATATCTCTCACTCATCTACTGAACGTTTCTGGCTTCCCGATTCATTTATTACATCGGACTTTATGCTGCACCGTATGAACAATGTCATAGCCAACCTAACCGTTTATCCGGAAAACATGATCAAAAATCTAAACCTCACAGGCGGCTTGGTATTTTCTCAACGCGTACTTCTTGAACTTCCTTTAAAAGGTGTATCGCGCGAAGACGCATATAAGATAGTTCAACGCAATGCAATGAAGGTTTGGGAAGAGATTCAGCAAGGAAAACCTACGACTAACGAAGCGGGTGAAAGTCTGTATCTAAACCATCTTTTAGCAGATGAGGAGTTACGTAACTCTTTAAGTGAAGAACAGATAAGAGAATGTTTCAATTATGATTATTATACGAAAAATGTTGATAAAATATTTGCCAGAGTATTCAAAGATTAATAATAAAAATTTATAAACGCAGGATGAATGAATTATGATTACAGTCATTAAGAGAAACGGTCGTCAAGAACCTCTTGATATTACCAAAATACAAAAATATACATCGGCGGCCATAAAGGGTCTGGCCAACGTATCGCAAAGTGAACTCGAAGTAGATGCACAGATACAGTTTCGTGACGGGATCACGTCCGAAGCTATTCAAAAAACACTTATCAAAACAGCCGTAGACAAGATAGATATCGACGCACCTAACTGGACATTTGTCGCGGCGAGGCTTTTCTTGTTTAACCTCTACCATCAAGTAAACGGTTTTACCGGTTACTGTTCGCTTGAAAAATATTTTGAACGCGGAGAGAAAGAGGGGCGCATATTAAAAGGTCTCAAAGATATGTATGATCTTGAAAGACTTGAAAAGCATATAGTTCCCGAACGCGACTTGGAGTTCAATTACCTCGGTATTAAAACCCTATATGACAGATATCTCATAAAAGACAGAAAAGGGGAGCCCATAGAGCTTCCTCAGCATATGTTTATGGCTATAGCTATGTTTTTGGCACAAAACGAAGAGAACAGACATGAATGGGCTGTTAAGTTCTATGATATGATCTCTCAGTTTGAAGTGATGCTGGCAACACCTACGCTTTCAAACGCACGTACGACAAGACATCAGCTGAGTTCATGTTACATCGGTTCCTCACCGGATAATATAGAAGGTATCTTTGACTCTTATAAAGAGATGGCACTTCTTTCTAAATTCGGCGGCGGTATCGGCTGGGATTGGACGCAGGTACGCTCCATGGGTTCATCGATCGACGGACACAAAAATGCAGCGGGAGGAACGGTACCGTTTTTAAAAATAACGAACGATATCGCTATTGCGGTTGACCAGTTGGGAACAAGAAAAGGTGCTATCGCCGTTTATCTCGAGCCTTGGCATATCGATATACATGACTTTTTGGATCTCAAGAAAAACTCCGGTGAAGAGCGCCGTCGTGCGCACGACCTTTTTCCTGCACTATGGATAAACGATCTTTATATGAAGCGTGTAGAGCAAGACGGTATCTGGACTCTTTTTGACCCGTATGATTGTAAAGAACTTACCAACCTGCATGGCGCAGAATTTGAAAAACGTTATCTTGAACTGGAGCAGGACGAATCTATCATCAAAGAACGCGTAAAAGCGAAAGATCTCTGGAAGAAAATCCTTTTGAGC is a genomic window containing:
- the purB gene encoding adenylosuccinate lyase codes for the protein MVERYAREEMSSKWTMQAKYQAWLDVEKAVVKAWAKLGKIPQEDADKIVKNAGFDIKRIDEIEAITRHDLIAFTTSVSETLGDESRWFHYGMTSSDTVDTAVALQMKSSLELIIEDVKMLMASIKKRAMEHKMTLMVGRSHGIHGEPITFGLVLAVWYDEMARHLKNLEETLEVISVGQVSGAMGNFAHAPLELEEITCEELGLKPAPASNQVIQRDRYARLATSLALMASSIEKFAVQVRHWQRTEVYECEEYFAKGQKGSSAMPHKRNPILTENITGLARMIRAYAMPAMENVALWHERDISHSSTERFWLPDSFITSDFMLHRMNNVIANLTVYPENMIKNLNLTGGLVFSQRVLLELPLKGVSREDAYKIVQRNAMKVWEEIQQGKPTTNEAGESLYLNHLLADEELRNSLSEEQIRECFNYDYYTKNVDKIFARVFKD
- a CDS encoding RluA family pseudouridine synthase; this translates as MPFIIKKFQLEKKQKAFLFLIREIGCSQSEAQRFIARGRLFYNGDLVTKDKEEISGDIEFITFEPVTKGLKPTFETEEFVLFDKPTGMLIHPQNRYTPYSLIDEVKYQYGMDANITHRIDMETSGLVLCAKNKESERDIKMMFQERDMQKKYLALVYGKFENELICQEPLKVNKDEKSGVLRSIVKVDSAGKSAETFFKPVNYFEELDMTLVECYPHTGRQHQIRVHLFHVKHSIVGDPLYGVDEAVTTKYLDRELKGEERLKYTGASRLLLHADELSFIYKKKKYKIKSNVDFVKECLESVFKNQDKRSQ